Proteins co-encoded in one Trueperella abortisuis genomic window:
- the dnaB gene encoding replicative DNA helicase has protein sequence MGEAGFDRVPPQDIEAERSVLGGMMINKDAIADVLEILQGGDFYRPAHTAIYDAILDLFSKGEPADAITVAAEISRRGELERVGGRTYIFDLVNGVPTAANTSYYARIVHEQAQLRALIEVGTRITQLGYTTDGADVVELVNMAQSEVFQMTESRTKSDYTAFREIVPGLIEELETNASRDGKVSGLATGFHELDGVLNGLRPGQMIIVAARPGMGKTTIAMDFCRHIAFRENKPVAFFSLEMGRTELAMRVLAAEGEIPLSALISGDIRQNQWERISTTLARIAEGPLYVDDSPNLTMMEIRAKARRMRQQHGVELVVIDYLQLLTSGGRTPESRQQEVSEFSRSIKLLAKELDVPIIAIAQLNRNPEQRNDKTPQVSDLRESGSLEQDADVVLLINRPQAEDGSLNTPPAEVIVGKNRSGPTAKVELAFQGNYTRFANFGGE, from the coding sequence GTGGGCGAGGCTGGGTTTGACCGCGTGCCGCCGCAGGACATCGAGGCGGAGCGATCGGTGCTGGGTGGAATGATGATTAACAAGGACGCGATCGCGGACGTCCTCGAAATCCTGCAGGGAGGCGACTTCTATCGCCCCGCGCACACCGCCATCTATGACGCCATCCTCGACCTGTTCAGCAAGGGCGAGCCGGCCGACGCCATCACGGTGGCCGCGGAGATCTCCCGGCGCGGCGAACTCGAGCGTGTCGGCGGGCGCACCTACATCTTCGACCTCGTCAACGGCGTGCCCACCGCCGCGAACACCTCCTACTACGCCCGCATCGTCCACGAGCAGGCCCAGCTCCGCGCCCTGATCGAGGTTGGCACGCGCATCACCCAGCTGGGCTATACGACGGACGGCGCCGACGTCGTCGAGCTGGTCAACATGGCCCAGTCCGAGGTCTTCCAGATGACGGAGTCGCGCACGAAGTCCGACTACACCGCGTTCCGCGAGATCGTGCCCGGGCTCATCGAAGAGTTGGAGACCAACGCGAGCCGCGACGGGAAGGTGTCCGGGCTAGCCACCGGATTCCACGAGCTTGACGGCGTCCTCAACGGCCTGCGACCGGGCCAGATGATCATCGTGGCCGCCCGACCGGGCATGGGCAAGACCACCATCGCCATGGATTTTTGCCGGCACATCGCCTTCCGTGAGAACAAGCCGGTTGCCTTCTTCTCCCTCGAGATGGGGCGAACCGAGCTTGCCATGCGTGTGCTCGCCGCCGAGGGTGAGATCCCGCTATCCGCGCTCATCTCCGGCGACATTCGGCAGAACCAGTGGGAGCGCATCTCCACCACGCTCGCCCGGATCGCGGAGGGCCCGCTCTACGTGGACGACTCGCCCAACCTCACCATGATGGAGATCCGCGCCAAGGCGCGCCGGATGCGCCAGCAGCACGGGGTGGAGCTCGTCGTCATCGATTACCTCCAGCTACTGACGTCCGGCGGGCGCACTCCCGAGTCCCGCCAGCAGGAGGTCTCCGAGTTCTCCCGCTCCATCAAGCTGCTCGCCAAGGAGCTCGACGTCCCCATCATCGCCATCGCCCAGCTCAACCGAAATCCCGAGCAGCGCAACGACAAGACCCCGCAAGTCTCCGACCTGCGCGAGTCCGGATCGCTCGAGCAGGACGCCGACGTCGTCCTGCTCATCAACCGCCCCCAGGCCGAGGACGGTTCGCTTAACACCCCGCCCGCCGAGGTGATCGTGGGTAAGAACCGCTCCGGCCCGACCGCGAAGGTCGAGCTCGCCTTCCAGGGCAACTACACGCGCTTCGCGAACTTCGGCGGGGAGTAG